A genomic region of Tsukamurella pulmonis contains the following coding sequences:
- a CDS encoding TlpA family protein disulfide reductase, translating into MTGPERDPAPLLPGERPSRIPASVRWLVVCAIVALALGVAIWPRGDDGATPAGPSAAPSTSASPGQLADARIRAALPPCPAGIGATALAGKPLTCLGDGAPVDLAAAGGKPVLLNIWAWWCGPCRVELPVLAEVAARAGDRLGVLGVHADPNAVAGLDLLAELKVALPTVQDPQGVVATTLGAPRAYPVTVLLRADGTVAGVHAQPFTSVDEVADLLRTELGVTL; encoded by the coding sequence ATGACGGGCCCCGAGCGCGATCCCGCGCCTCTGCTGCCGGGCGAGCGCCCGAGCCGCATCCCGGCGAGCGTGCGCTGGCTCGTCGTGTGCGCGATCGTCGCGCTCGCGCTGGGCGTGGCCATCTGGCCCCGCGGTGACGACGGTGCCACCCCGGCCGGGCCCTCCGCGGCGCCGTCGACCAGCGCGAGCCCCGGACAGCTGGCGGACGCGCGTATCCGCGCCGCCCTGCCGCCGTGCCCCGCCGGGATCGGCGCGACCGCACTGGCCGGCAAGCCCCTGACCTGCCTCGGCGACGGTGCCCCCGTCGATCTGGCGGCCGCGGGCGGCAAGCCCGTGCTGCTCAACATCTGGGCCTGGTGGTGCGGTCCGTGCCGCGTCGAGTTGCCCGTGCTCGCCGAGGTCGCGGCCCGCGCGGGGGACCGGCTGGGTGTGCTCGGCGTGCACGCCGACCCGAACGCCGTCGCCGGTCTCGACCTGCTGGCCGAGCTGAAGGTCGCGCTGCCGACGGTGCAGGACCCGCAGGGCGTCGTCGCCACTACCCTCGGCGCGCCCCGGGCGTACCCCGTGACCGTTCTGTTGCGCGCCGATGGCACTGTGGCCGGTGTGCACGCCCAACCCTTCACCTCCGTCGACGAGGTCGCGGACCTGCTGCGCACCGAGCTGGGGGTGACCCTGTGA
- a CDS encoding phage holin family protein, which yields MSLDSTPTGGTPRTLSAIPLTDPNVTASGDPTIGSLVRDASAQVSSLVRAEVELAKAETMQDVKKAATGSAFFAVAGVVALYSSFFFFFFLTWLLNVWLPMWAASLIVFVLMLIVAGIAAFLGYRKVKRIRGPQKTIASLKQSQSLLSPGEHEAADAVARR from the coding sequence GTGAGCTTGGACAGCACGCCCACCGGCGGGACCCCGCGGACGCTCTCCGCGATCCCGCTCACCGATCCCAACGTGACCGCATCGGGCGATCCGACCATCGGCAGTCTCGTGCGGGACGCCTCGGCGCAGGTCTCCTCCCTGGTGCGCGCCGAGGTCGAGCTGGCCAAGGCCGAGACGATGCAGGACGTGAAGAAGGCGGCCACCGGCTCGGCGTTCTTCGCCGTCGCCGGCGTCGTGGCGCTGTACTCGTCGTTCTTCTTCTTCTTCTTCCTCACGTGGCTGCTCAACGTGTGGCTGCCGATGTGGGCGGCGTCGCTGATCGTCTTCGTCCTGATGCTGATCGTGGCCGGGATCGCGGCCTTCCTCGGCTACCGCAAGGTCAAGCGCATCCGCGGCCCGCAGAAGACCATCGCCTCGCTCAAGCAGTCGCAGTCGCTGCTCTCCCCGGGCGAGCACGAGGCGGCGGACGCCGTCGCGCGACGCTGA
- the nhaA gene encoding Na+/H+ antiporter NhaA, which yields MNDAPPRFRASRALVRFLRTETVGGTALLIAAAIALLWANSPWSESYTHLAEITLGSDDWTIFGHSLHLKLTLADWAKDGLLAIFFFVAGLELKRELVVGELSTLRGAALPVLCAVGGVVVPAVIAFTIARDTPYIDSAWAIPIATDIAFALGILSLIGSRLPSGARVFLLGLAVVDDLIAIAVIAVLFAADLKVGWLAVAGVGCALYWFGQHRRITTPLYYVPIAIVVWVAMLQSGVHATIAGVALGLLTRVKPDPGEHESPAERLEHRIQPFSALVCVPIFAFFASGVAVNGEVFRELFTDELALGIMIGLFFGKIIGISGSSILAVKLRLADRPEGLDNRDILALSVLGAIGFTVSLLVAELALPPGEADLAKAAVLLTSLVASVLGALLLLRRGRAHEQG from the coding sequence ATGAACGACGCACCGCCCCGGTTCCGGGCATCACGGGCGTTGGTCCGCTTCCTGCGCACTGAGACGGTCGGCGGCACAGCCCTTCTCATCGCAGCGGCGATCGCACTCCTATGGGCCAACTCCCCCTGGTCGGAGAGCTACACCCATCTCGCCGAGATCACCCTCGGCAGCGACGACTGGACGATCTTCGGGCACTCGCTGCACCTGAAGCTGACGCTGGCCGATTGGGCCAAGGACGGCCTGCTGGCGATCTTCTTCTTCGTCGCCGGGCTCGAGCTCAAGCGCGAGCTGGTGGTGGGCGAGCTGTCCACGCTGCGCGGCGCCGCGCTGCCCGTGCTCTGCGCGGTGGGCGGCGTCGTGGTGCCCGCGGTCATCGCCTTCACGATCGCGCGCGACACCCCGTACATCGACAGTGCCTGGGCCATCCCCATCGCCACCGACATCGCCTTCGCGCTGGGCATCCTCTCGCTCATCGGTTCCCGGCTGCCGTCGGGTGCCCGGGTCTTCCTGCTCGGGCTGGCGGTGGTCGACGACCTCATCGCCATCGCCGTCATCGCGGTGCTCTTCGCCGCCGATCTCAAGGTCGGCTGGCTCGCCGTGGCGGGCGTCGGCTGCGCGCTGTACTGGTTCGGGCAGCACCGTCGGATCACCACGCCCCTGTACTACGTCCCCATCGCGATCGTGGTGTGGGTGGCCATGCTGCAGTCGGGCGTGCACGCCACCATCGCCGGCGTCGCCCTCGGCCTGCTGACCCGCGTCAAGCCCGATCCCGGTGAGCACGAATCGCCCGCGGAGCGGCTCGAGCACCGCATCCAGCCCTTCTCCGCACTGGTCTGCGTCCCCATCTTCGCCTTCTTCGCCTCCGGGGTCGCCGTCAACGGGGAGGTCTTCCGCGAGCTGTTCACCGACGAGCTCGCACTGGGCATCATGATCGGGCTGTTCTTCGGCAAGATCATCGGCATCTCCGGCTCGAGCATCCTCGCCGTCAAGCTCCGGCTGGCCGATCGGCCCGAGGGGCTCGACAACCGGGACATCCTGGCGCTCAGTGTGCTCGGCGCGATCGGCTTCACCGTGAGCCTGCTGGTCGCGGAGCTCGCACTGCCACCGGGCGAGGCCGATCTGGCCAAGGCGGCGGTGCTGCTCACCTCGCTCGTCGCGTCGGTGCTGGGGGCGTTGCTGCTCCTCCGGCGTGGTCGGGCGCACGAACAAGGGTGA
- a CDS encoding MarP family serine protease has protein sequence MTGSTWVDVVVVVLMILAAVSGYRQGAAASVLAFIGVVLGAAAGVLLAPHVLDSVGDAKGRLLLGVGLLAGLVIIGELSGMVLGRAVRSSIRSTGLRTVDSGVGAVVQVGALLVAAWLVAIPLTSAAAPQISRSVNGSAVLGAVNEFAKVVGADGLPQKFSAIIDDSGLPQALGPFVNTPVVSVEAPDRMDFTDPAVQRVRSSVVRIDGQAPSCSRALEGTGFVATPGRVVTNAHVVAGTRSVQVTVDGTTKYSAQVVYFDAQTDVAVLEVPGLKATPLRIVFNGAKPGDPGFVLGYPGGGPLTLSSSRVRSQQTLEGRNIYRDAQVRRDVYLLRGQVRPGNSGGPVFDREGNVVGVIFGVAVDDADTAFALTAKQVEPALRATATEGVSTGACVNR, from the coding sequence ATGACCGGTTCGACCTGGGTCGACGTGGTCGTCGTCGTCCTGATGATCCTGGCCGCCGTCTCCGGCTACCGGCAGGGAGCGGCGGCCTCGGTGCTCGCCTTCATCGGCGTCGTGCTCGGCGCCGCGGCCGGCGTGCTGCTCGCACCGCACGTGCTCGACTCCGTCGGCGACGCCAAGGGGCGGCTGCTGCTGGGCGTCGGCCTGCTGGCCGGGCTGGTGATCATCGGCGAGCTCTCGGGCATGGTGCTCGGGCGGGCGGTGCGCAGTTCGATCCGCAGCACCGGCCTGCGCACCGTCGACTCCGGTGTCGGCGCCGTGGTGCAGGTCGGCGCACTGCTCGTGGCCGCCTGGCTGGTGGCGATCCCGCTGACCTCGGCGGCCGCCCCGCAGATCTCCCGCTCCGTCAACGGCTCCGCCGTACTCGGTGCTGTCAACGAGTTCGCGAAGGTCGTCGGCGCCGACGGGCTGCCGCAGAAGTTCTCCGCGATCATCGACGACTCCGGCCTGCCGCAGGCGCTGGGGCCGTTCGTCAACACCCCCGTGGTCAGCGTCGAGGCGCCGGACCGGATGGACTTCACCGACCCGGCGGTGCAGCGCGTCCGCTCGTCCGTGGTCCGGATCGACGGCCAGGCGCCCTCGTGCAGTCGCGCGCTGGAGGGCACGGGCTTCGTCGCCACTCCGGGCCGCGTGGTCACCAACGCCCACGTCGTCGCCGGCACGCGCAGCGTGCAGGTCACCGTCGACGGGACCACGAAGTACAGTGCGCAGGTCGTCTACTTCGACGCCCAGACCGACGTCGCGGTGCTCGAGGTGCCGGGCCTGAAGGCCACGCCGCTGCGCATCGTCTTCAACGGCGCCAAGCCCGGCGATCCGGGCTTCGTGCTCGGCTACCCGGGCGGCGGCCCGCTGACCCTGTCCTCGTCGCGCGTGCGCAGCCAGCAGACCCTCGAGGGGCGCAACATCTACCGCGACGCCCAGGTCCGGCGCGACGTCTACCTGCTCCGCGGCCAGGTGCGTCCCGGCAACTCGGGCGGACCCGTCTTCGACCGCGAGGGCAACGTGGTCGGCGTGATCTTCGGTGTGGCCGTGGACGACGCCGACACCGCCTTCGCCCTCACGGCCAAGCAGGTCGAGCCCGCGCTGAGGGCGACCGCGACCGAGGGCGTCTCGACGGGGGCCTGCGTCAACCGCTGA
- a CDS encoding RidA family protein, with translation MTASERLAELGIVLPEVVPPLAAYVPATQVGDFVYTSGQLPMRDGELVAQGKVSENREGIVHLDDATFAARQCALNALAAIHALVGIDSVKRVVKVTGYVASAPGFSNQALVLNGASLLIGEVFGDAGVHVRSAVGVAELPLGAPVEVELTVQV, from the coding sequence GTGACCGCGTCCGAGCGTCTCGCCGAGCTGGGCATCGTCCTGCCGGAGGTCGTGCCGCCGCTCGCCGCGTACGTCCCCGCCACGCAGGTCGGCGACTTCGTCTACACCTCGGGCCAGCTGCCCATGCGCGACGGCGAGCTCGTCGCCCAGGGCAAGGTCAGCGAGAACCGCGAGGGCATCGTGCACCTCGACGACGCGACCTTCGCGGCCCGGCAGTGCGCGCTCAACGCTCTCGCCGCGATTCACGCGCTGGTCGGCATCGACTCGGTCAAGCGCGTCGTCAAGGTCACCGGTTACGTCGCCTCCGCGCCCGGCTTCTCCAACCAGGCGCTGGTGCTCAACGGGGCGTCGCTCCTGATCGGCGAGGTCTTCGGCGACGCGGGCGTGCACGTGCGGTCGGCCGTCGGCGTCGCGGAGCTGCCGCTCGGCGCACCCGTCGAGGTCGAGCTCACGGTCCAGGTATGA
- a CDS encoding PrpF domain-containing protein, with amino-acid sequence MALRWIDAVFLRGGTSKGLFFRETDLPPPGPERDGLYLRALGSPDPFGRQLDGMGGGLSSLSKVVAVRASDRPGVDLEYTFGQAAIREPVMDYSGNCGNLSAAVVPFALGAGLLALDDGDHAVVVHNTNTDKSLRVRLTVVGGAAATEGALAIPGVPGTGAAVELEYLDPGGARTGSLLPGGGPRTRLRFEGRDYAASLLDAATPMVFVAAGELGVTGTETPEDLDADAGLQARLDGLRRAGAVAMGLADRPEEAPLAVPKIAVVAGPRATRTIDGTELPADASDVVVRTISMGQTHRAIPGTAALAVAVAAAVPGSLVAEAASRAEGDVRIATPSGVVTARAVVASRPDGPHAVTASLLRTARPLMRGQVAVPAGDPTH; translated from the coding sequence GTGGCGCTGCGCTGGATCGACGCCGTCTTCCTGCGGGGAGGCACCAGCAAGGGCCTGTTCTTCCGGGAGACCGACCTGCCGCCGCCCGGCCCCGAGCGCGACGGGCTGTACCTCCGCGCGCTCGGCTCGCCCGACCCGTTCGGCCGGCAGCTCGACGGCATGGGCGGCGGGCTGTCGTCGCTGTCGAAAGTCGTGGCGGTGCGGGCGAGCGATCGGCCCGGCGTCGATCTGGAGTACACGTTCGGGCAGGCCGCGATCCGCGAGCCGGTGATGGACTACTCCGGCAACTGCGGGAACCTCTCCGCCGCCGTCGTGCCGTTCGCGCTGGGGGCGGGACTGCTCGCGCTCGACGACGGCGACCATGCCGTCGTGGTGCACAACACGAACACCGACAAGTCGCTCCGCGTCCGGCTGACCGTCGTGGGCGGCGCGGCGGCGACCGAGGGCGCGCTCGCGATTCCCGGCGTGCCCGGCACCGGCGCGGCCGTCGAGCTCGAGTACCTCGACCCGGGCGGCGCCCGGACGGGATCCCTGCTGCCCGGCGGCGGCCCGCGGACGCGGCTGCGGTTCGAGGGGCGCGACTATGCGGCGTCGCTGCTGGACGCGGCGACGCCGATGGTCTTCGTCGCGGCGGGGGAACTGGGAGTGACCGGCACCGAGACGCCGGAGGACCTCGACGCGGACGCCGGCCTGCAGGCGCGGCTCGACGGCCTCCGGCGCGCCGGCGCGGTCGCGATGGGACTCGCGGACCGTCCGGAGGAGGCGCCCCTCGCGGTACCCAAGATCGCCGTCGTCGCCGGGCCCCGCGCGACGCGCACGATCGACGGGACGGAGCTACCGGCGGACGCGTCGGACGTGGTCGTGCGGACGATCTCGATGGGGCAGACGCACCGGGCGATCCCCGGCACCGCCGCGCTGGCGGTGGCCGTCGCCGCAGCGGTGCCGGGCTCGCTGGTCGCCGAGGCGGCGTCGCGTGCTGAGGGCGACGTGCGCATCGCCACCCCGTCGGGCGTCGTCACGGCTCGCGCCGTGGTGGCCTCGCGGCCCGACGGGCCGCACGCCGTGACGGCCTCGCTGCTGCGGACGGCCCGGCCCCTCATGCGCGGTCAGGTCGCCGTCCCGGCGGGTGATCCCACCCACTGA
- a CDS encoding NUDIX hydrolase, producing MTAPRWLDPLLGNLGDIAGELEHRGGAVAALQRVRNPRRASVLILFDGDPSAAGAGPPEDATVLLTQRASAMRQHAGQVAFPGGARDPEDADDVAVALREAEEETGLDPAAVQVLAELDPIEVPVSGFRVVPVIGFAASPPDVRAVDPAETALVRRVPLAELIDPAHRFMVRKSFYRGPAFAAGPMLVWGFTGGLLNALISAAGWERPWNTDDVRPLTDEVHAAAARAQNWQESPR from the coding sequence GTGACGGCGCCGCGGTGGCTCGATCCGCTGCTCGGCAACCTCGGCGACATCGCGGGAGAGCTGGAGCACCGCGGCGGCGCCGTCGCCGCCCTGCAGCGCGTGCGCAACCCGCGCCGGGCCTCGGTCCTCATCCTCTTCGACGGCGACCCGTCCGCGGCCGGGGCGGGCCCGCCCGAGGACGCGACGGTGCTGCTCACCCAGCGCGCCTCGGCGATGCGCCAGCACGCGGGGCAGGTGGCCTTCCCCGGCGGCGCCCGCGATCCGGAGGACGCGGACGACGTGGCGGTCGCGCTGCGCGAGGCCGAGGAGGAGACGGGGCTGGACCCCGCCGCCGTCCAGGTGCTCGCCGAGCTCGACCCGATCGAGGTCCCGGTCTCGGGCTTCCGCGTGGTGCCCGTGATCGGCTTCGCCGCCAGTCCGCCCGACGTGCGCGCCGTCGATCCCGCGGAGACCGCACTGGTCCGGCGCGTGCCGCTCGCCGAGCTCATCGATCCGGCGCACCGGTTCATGGTGCGCAAGTCCTTCTACCGCGGTCCCGCCTTCGCCGCCGGGCCGATGCTGGTCTGGGGCTTCACCGGCGGGCTGTTGAACGCGCTGATCAGCGCCGCGGGCTGGGAGCGGCCCTGGAACACCGACGACGTGCGGCCGCTCACCGACGAGGTGCACGCCGCCGCGGCGCGCGCCCAGAACTGGCAGGAGAGCCCTCGATGA
- a CDS encoding alpha/beta fold hydrolase, translating into MTRPDPSSVRFPGPWEHLDVRANGIRLHAVEYRPAGEGLAHDRPLVVLLHGFGGFWWSWRHLLPHLHGAGYRAVAVDLRGYGDSDKPPRGYDGWTLSGDVAGLIRALGHTSAAIVGHGEGGLGCWATATLHPRVVSAIAVISSPHPIALKRSALRNKDQRSAMLGPITFAQLPRVAEDRLTRDDGAEIGALYAARSGAAWRGTEDYTEAIAHYRSAIRIPGTAHSALEYARWAWRSQFRPDGSRFLSSMNQRLHIPVLAFRGEQDPYVLPQPVYSSHDWATDYRVRAVEGAGHYAHEEAPGTVGPQLVDFLAGLPGPRLLP; encoded by the coding sequence GTGACCAGACCAGATCCGTCGAGCGTCCGGTTCCCCGGCCCCTGGGAGCATCTCGACGTGCGCGCCAACGGCATCCGGCTGCACGCCGTCGAGTACCGGCCCGCGGGCGAGGGGCTCGCCCACGACCGGCCGCTGGTGGTGCTGCTGCACGGCTTCGGCGGGTTCTGGTGGAGCTGGCGGCACCTGCTACCGCACCTGCACGGGGCCGGCTACCGCGCCGTCGCCGTCGACCTGCGTGGCTACGGCGACAGCGACAAGCCGCCCCGCGGTTACGACGGCTGGACGCTCTCCGGCGATGTCGCGGGCCTGATCCGCGCGCTGGGCCACACGTCGGCGGCGATCGTCGGCCACGGCGAGGGCGGCCTCGGCTGCTGGGCCACCGCCACACTGCATCCCCGCGTGGTCTCGGCCATCGCCGTGATCTCCTCGCCGCACCCGATCGCGCTCAAGCGCTCGGCGCTGCGCAACAAGGACCAGCGCTCGGCGATGCTGGGCCCCATCACGTTCGCGCAGCTGCCCCGCGTCGCCGAGGACCGGCTCACCCGCGACGACGGTGCCGAGATCGGCGCCCTCTACGCCGCCCGCAGCGGCGCCGCCTGGCGCGGCACCGAGGACTACACCGAGGCGATCGCGCACTACCGCAGCGCCATCCGGATCCCCGGCACGGCGCACAGCGCCCTCGAATACGCCCGCTGGGCGTGGCGCAGCCAGTTCCGCCCGGACGGCAGCCGATTCCTGAGCAGTATGAACCAGCGGCTGCACATCCCCGTCCTCGCCTTCCGCGGCGAGCAGGACCCGTACGTGCTCCCCCAGCCCGTGTACTCCAGCCACGACTGGGCCACGGACTACCGGGTGCGGGCCGTCGAGGGCGCCGGTCACTACGCGCACGAGGAGGCGCCCGGCACCGTCGGGCCGCAGCTCGTGGACTTCCTCGCGGGCCTGCCCGGGCCCCGGCTGCTGCCCTGA
- the nth gene encoding endonuclease III encodes MPPESETHLGLVRRARRMNRTLAAAFPHVYCELDFTDPLELSVATILSAQCTDVRVNQVTPALFARYRTAADYAGANRAELEEYIRSTGFYRNKATSIMGLGQALVDRFDGEVPRTMKELVTLPGFGRKTANVILGNAFDVPGITVDTHFSRLVHRWEWTQENDPVKIEHAVGELIPRKEWTLLSHRVIFHGRRVCHARKPACGVCVLAKDCPAFGTGPIDPVEAAELVKGPEREHLLEIAPPPPRRRRAPTGAAR; translated from the coding sequence ATGCCCCCGGAGTCGGAAACCCACCTCGGACTGGTGCGGCGCGCCCGGAGGATGAATCGGACACTCGCCGCCGCCTTCCCCCATGTGTACTGCGAACTCGACTTCACCGATCCGCTCGAGCTCTCGGTCGCCACGATCCTCTCCGCGCAGTGCACCGACGTGCGCGTGAATCAAGTCACACCGGCCCTGTTCGCGCGCTACCGCACCGCCGCCGACTACGCCGGGGCGAACCGCGCCGAGCTCGAGGAGTACATCCGCTCGACGGGCTTCTACCGCAACAAGGCCACGTCGATCATGGGGCTCGGGCAGGCCCTCGTGGACCGCTTCGACGGCGAGGTGCCGCGCACGATGAAGGAGCTGGTGACACTGCCCGGCTTCGGCCGCAAGACCGCCAACGTGATCCTCGGCAACGCCTTCGACGTCCCCGGGATCACCGTCGATACGCACTTCTCCCGGCTCGTGCACCGCTGGGAGTGGACGCAGGAGAACGATCCGGTGAAGATCGAGCACGCCGTCGGCGAGCTGATCCCCCGCAAGGAGTGGACGCTGCTGAGCCACCGCGTGATCTTCCACGGCCGCCGCGTCTGCCACGCCCGCAAGCCCGCCTGCGGCGTCTGCGTGCTCGCCAAGGACTGCCCCGCCTTCGGGACCGGGCCGATCGACCCCGTCGAGGCCGCGGAGCTGGTCAAGGGCCCCGAACGTGAGCACCTGCTCGAGATCGCGCCGCCTCCGCCGCGGCGCCGGCGCGCCCCGACGGGAGCGGCGCGATGA
- a CDS encoding MBL fold metallo-hydrolase: MTEHPAPGTLRQVTPYAAVMLCDNPSVMTLEGTNTWILRAPGRAEAVVVDPGPKGEKKHLKRVAKAAGTVALTLVTHRHGDHTGALKKWEERTRSPIRAFSEKYCTDSATPLVGGEVIEVAGLRIEVVHTPGHTADSLSFLVDGAEGEPGALVSGDTILGRGTTVLDASDGTLADYLGSLETLSTVAAGRVLLPGHGPDLPDAGPVVTAYTAHRQDRLQQVRDALDELGVRAADAKPMKIVKHVYRDVDKKAWPAARQSVKVQLQYLAEHG; this comes from the coding sequence ATGACGGAGCACCCGGCGCCGGGCACGCTGCGGCAGGTCACGCCCTACGCCGCGGTGATGCTCTGCGACAACCCGTCGGTGATGACCCTCGAGGGCACCAACACGTGGATCCTGCGCGCCCCGGGGCGCGCGGAGGCCGTCGTCGTCGATCCCGGCCCGAAGGGCGAGAAGAAGCATCTCAAGCGGGTCGCGAAGGCCGCCGGCACCGTCGCCCTCACGCTGGTCACGCACCGGCACGGCGACCACACCGGCGCCCTGAAGAAGTGGGAGGAGCGCACCCGCAGCCCCATCCGGGCCTTCTCCGAGAAGTACTGCACCGATTCCGCGACGCCGCTCGTCGGCGGCGAGGTGATCGAGGTGGCGGGGCTGCGGATCGAGGTGGTGCACACGCCCGGCCACACCGCCGACTCGCTGAGCTTCCTCGTCGACGGCGCCGAGGGGGAGCCCGGCGCGCTCGTCTCGGGCGACACGATCCTCGGCCGCGGCACCACTGTGCTCGACGCGAGTGACGGCACGCTCGCCGACTACCTGGGCTCGCTGGAGACGTTGTCGACGGTGGCCGCCGGCCGCGTCCTGCTGCCGGGGCACGGTCCGGACCTGCCCGACGCGGGCCCGGTCGTCACGGCCTACACGGCGCACCGCCAGGACCGTCTGCAACAGGTCCGCGACGCACTGGACGAGCTCGGCGTGCGCGCCGCCGATGCGAAGCCGATGAAGATCGTCAAGCACGTCTACCGCGACGTGGACAAGAAGGCCTGGCCCGCGGCGCGGCAGTCCGTGAAGGTGCAGCTGCAATACCTCGCCGAGCACGGCTGA
- a CDS encoding Crp/Fnr family transcriptional regulator — MDEVLARAGIFQGVEPGAVDALTKDLHEVDYPRGHVIFNEGEPGDRLYIILSGKVKLGRRSPDGRENLLSVMGPSDMFGEMSIFDPGPRTSSATCITEVRAMTMDREALRAWIRDRPEIAEQLLRVLARRLRRTNNNLADLIFTDVPGRVAKQLLQLAQRFGTHENGALRVTHDLTQEEIAQLVGASRETVNKALADFAHRGWLRLEGKSVVITDSERLARRAR; from the coding sequence GTGGACGAGGTCCTGGCGCGGGCCGGCATTTTTCAGGGTGTCGAGCCGGGCGCAGTCGATGCGCTCACCAAGGATCTGCACGAGGTCGACTACCCCCGCGGGCACGTCATCTTCAACGAGGGCGAGCCCGGTGACCGGCTGTACATCATTCTCTCGGGCAAGGTGAAGCTCGGCCGCCGCTCGCCGGACGGCCGGGAGAACCTGCTGTCGGTGATGGGCCCGTCGGACATGTTCGGCGAGATGTCCATCTTCGACCCGGGCCCGCGCACGTCGAGTGCCACCTGCATCACCGAGGTCCGCGCGATGACGATGGACCGCGAGGCGCTGCGCGCGTGGATCCGCGACCGGCCCGAGATCGCCGAGCAGCTGCTGCGCGTGCTGGCCCGCCGCCTGCGCCGCACCAACAACAACCTCGCCGACCTCATCTTCACCGACGTTCCCGGCCGCGTGGCCAAGCAGCTGCTGCAGCTCGCGCAGCGCTTCGGCACGCACGAGAACGGCGCGCTGCGAGTCACGCACGACCTCACGCAGGAGGAGATCGCGCAGCTCGTCGGCGCGTCCCGCGAGACCGTGAACAAGGCGCTGGCCGACTTCGCCCACCGCGGCTGGCTGCGGCTCGAGGGCAAGTCCGTGGTGATCACGGATTCCGAGCGCCTGGCCCGCCGCGCCCGCTAG